From Proteiniborus sp. DW1:
TTTATAGAAGTTATCATTATAACTGAAAAAATAAAGCTGTTTATCTTGGATATTCATCATATCCCTAACAGCTTTGTCTACTGTATCTAAACCAAATACAAAAATTATAATAGATAAAATAAGAATGACTGTCTTTATTCTTCTTTGTCTTTTATGAATTTTACTCTTTTGATATCTTTCAACTCTACTTTCCAAAATAATCACCAATGTATATTATTAGCAATTATTTGGTCTTTTATCCCTATTTGTAAAGAGAGCCAAATCTATTATCAAAAGGAAAATATCTGTATGTGGCCTTTCCTTTTATAGCGCTTATAGGTATAAGCCCTAAGTACCTACTATCTTTACTTGCACCTTTGTTTCTATTATCTCCTAAAACAAATAAATATCCCTTTTCTACCCTCCACGAACTGTTTTCATAGCTATAAGTATACGCATCCTCAGATATATAGTTCTCTTTATAAGGCTCTCCATTTACATAAACTTTGCCATCAATTATCTCAACTGTATCTCCTTCTATTCCTATAACTCTTTTTATGTAATCCTTATCTGGATCATCAGGAGCTTCAAGAACTACAATATCTCCGCGTTTAGGTTGGCTAATTTTATAAATTATTTTGTTTGTAAACAGCCTGTCTCGTTCATGTAATGTAGGGTACATTGAATATCCAAGAACATAGGTTGTATTAAACAAAAAGGTTTTAACTAATACTGCAATTACTACAGCAAAGGCTATACTCTTTAACCATTCTAATATTTCTTTTCTAATATTGTTTTTTTGTTCTTGTTTCATGTTCTTCTCTTCTTGTTCTACGTTCTTATGTTCATTCATCATGTCTTTTACCTCCTTAGGCAAAATTCCTAAGAACAATTATAACATTAATTTATATAAAAAAATAGTTTTGTAAAGAATTTTAATCTTGTTTTTCTATACCTTCTATAACCTTATGTAAAATTTCTCCAATATACTTGGCAGATTCTCGTGCTTCTTCTATGGTATTTAAGTTACTACCTACTTCTAGCAATGCACAGTAATCACTTAAATATTGATTAAATTTTCCGCTTTGTTTTATAATAATTCCTTTGAACAATCCTGGGTACATACTTTCAGAAGTATGTCTTATATAATTTGCAAATTTTATAAGCTGTTCCTTATTTGGGTTGCTTGGACCTATGACTAAAGAAAAGGTTGCGACACTTTTCCCATCTATAGTGACTCTAGCGGCCTTCTGAGCTTTACTTAAGGCTGTAGGGATTTCTGTCTCTATTCCATCCCTATGAATATCTAATATTACTTTGATACTACTATTCTTACTCAATTCTTCTTTTACTGTAGCTAGAGAATTATTATAGGATTTATTATAAGAAGGTATATCATGATATTTATCTACCCATTTTAATTTATGCCCTTTTTCCTCAAGTACCTTTGCAATTATTTCTCCTACTGCTAGCACATTATATTCTCTATTTTCACTATGGAATCTATCTGTAGTAATTGGCAAATAAGCTTCTGTTCCATGAGTATGATATATTAGAATATACGGATTTTCATGGTCTAAGCTTACACTTTTTGGAGTCTCAATATATAGTTTATCGTCATGTTTTTTCCCCATAAGTTCTAGTTCTTGATTAAGCTCATCTCTTTCTGTTGGATCCTCAACAAATATTATGTCACTAAGCACGATATACCCCTCTAACTCTTGTATTTTTTCACTTTCTACATTATCTGATTTCCATGAATACGTGTCGTTAAATGCATTTACAATAGCAGGAAGATGAGGCTTTATGTAAAAGTTAGGCTTAAGTACGACTGCTAGTCTACTAAAAAGGCTGTTTTTAAAAGGCTCTAGTTTTGTTTCAACGTACTCCATTTCATATGCCGCTTTCATATAAGAGCTTGAATTAAGTAATATTCTTAAAAAAAAGTCACTTTCTATTATATCCTTTTCTGATTTAATCTCTTCTATATTTGTTTCGTTTTCAATTTTAACTTCATTTAATGGTAATACGCCTTTATCTTCGTTTGTTGTTATTGAATTAAATACTGATACTACTTTCTCTTCATCAATACTATCTTTATCAACCATAGATGCTTTCTTAATATATGATAATTTTTTAATTACGTTTGCACCAAGAAATAAATTTGATAAGCATAATATAGCTACTATTACATATGTAATTCCTTTATTAAAATTCTCGTTTCTCATCATCTCTAACAACTCCTTCAACTCCTTAAGTGAAAATGTTATATGAAATTATATTCTATATAGTTTGCTATTATGAATATTGTTAGAAAGCATATTGTCGAAATCTATAATTTTGTACAAGCTGATTTTACAGAGGCTAAACAAAAAACCCTATAGTTTTTATAGGGCTTTAAGTAAAAATTATCCGTTAATATATTAATTTATGTATCTATTCACATCTTTCAAATCAATTCCATGATGTAAGGCAATATTTATTCCATTGGCAACTATTAATGATAAATTATTTATAAGCTCATCTATTTCTTTTGGAGTCACTACAACATTGGGCATATAAGGAGTTAAGACCTCCTTAATTAGTTGATATTTGTCTTGAGATTCCATTTCTTCAAGCATAGCATAAAAACTAGTACCTTTATCAGCTTGATTTTTTAGTTCTGCAATTATTAATTCCATTGTGTCATTTATCATAGTAGCAGCATCAACTACAGTAGGAATTCCTATGGCGTATACAGGTACACCTAAGAATTCTTTATTCAATGCTTTTCGTGCATTACCTATGCCTGAACCTGGGCTTATGCCTGCATCAGTTATTTGAATAGTTGTACTAACTCTTTCCATTTTTCTAGAAGCTAGTGCATCTATGGCAATAACAATATCTGGATTGATTTTTTCTACAATTCCTTTAATCGTTTCACTTGTCTCTATACCTGTTATTCCCATGACCCCAGGAGAAATAGCAGATACATTTGTCATATCTTCATCTTCTGTCTTATTATAGGCTTCAAAAAGATGCCTAGTAACATATACCTTATCTATAACCTTAGGCCCTAATGCATCTGGAGTGATATTCCAATTACCTAATCCTACTATTAATGATTTAGTCTGTTTATTTGGGTTAATTATATTTCTTAGCTCCTTTGCCACTGCTTGACTGATTTCATCCTTTAAATCTTGATCGGCATTTTTCAAAGCTGGCACATCAATAGTAATATAAGTTCCAACTGGTTTTCCTAATTTTCTTTCTCCACTCTCATTTAAGATTTTAACTCTGGTAACATAATAGTTTTCTTTTTCCTCCTTTTCTATTTGAACATCTTTTGTGTCACTCTTGTTTTTCTGTTCAAATATTTCTCTTGCCTCAATGGCTAAGTCTGTTCTTACTTGAAACATTATTTTCACCTCCATGAATTTTCCATTGATTATTTATATATTTTTATATATAATATATACTTGCACTAGTTGGTTGTATTTATACTTTCTAGAATATCGAATAATTTGTATATAAATTGGTTATAAAAGAAATAGCATATTTTTCTTGCAATTTCCTTTTCTTCATGGTAAAATTACTTTTGTTAAGGCTTTCGAAGGGGGTGAACCTGTTGGCAAATATTAAATCTGCTAAAAAGAGAATAGAAGTTATCAAAGTTAAAACTGCTTTAAATAAGTCTAGAAAATCTGAAATTAAGACATATATTGCTAAATTCAATAAAGCTGTTGAGAGCGGAGACTTAGATTCAGCAAAATCTTTACTTAAATTGGTAGAGAAGAAATTGTATAGAGCAGCTGCTAAAAATACTATCCATAAAAATGCTGCAGCTAGAAAAGTAAGTCGTTTGACAAAAAAGTTAAATGAGGCTGTGTAGTTACCATATTACACAGTAACTTAATAAATAAAAGAACTTCGGGCCAAGCCCGAAGTATTTTAATTTTTTGCCGATTATGAAAGATTAAATATTTTCTTTAGTTCTTCATATTTTTTGTGAGTTATTAACGCATCATTTTCTATATCTTTAAAGTGAACTACATAGGTCCATCTTCCATAGGGTGATATCTTAATTATTTTTGATGTATTTATTAAGTATGACTTATGACATCTAAAAAAATTAAGCTTTCCTATACGTCTTTCAATATCGCTTAATCCTTCAGAAGTATTATACTTATTATCAGGTGTATATATGACAGTACTTTTTCCCTCTCTTTGGATTAGTACTATACTGTCCATATCAATAAAATTAACTCCATCCTTATTTTTTATAATTAGTTTATCTGATATAGATTGTTGATATACTACTTTTTCTTGACCTTTATCTTTAGGATCTGACATTATTTCCTTAACTCTATTTAAGGTCTTAATAATTCTATCTACTTTAAAAGGCTTTGTTATATAATCAAAGGCATATACTTCAAAGGCATCTGGCATATAACTAGGATGAGCCGTTGCAAAAACTATCATTTTCTTTGGATCTATATCAGATATAAGTTTGGCACATTCAATACCATCTAACTTTGGCATCTCTATATCTAAGAAGATCAACTGAGGGTCTAGCTCTTCAACTAACGATAGAGCTAAACTACCATCCTCAGCCTCTCCAACTACCTGAAACCCCTCGATTCTTTCTATTATTTTTCTTAGCACAAGCCTCATGCCACTTTCATCATCTGCTATTAATACTTTTATGCACATTGTACATCAATCCCTTTCTTCCCTTTGGATGCCCAAGGATTTCAGACATGATAATTCCATCTAATAAGCTCTTCTTTGTTAATTCTAAAGAGTATTTTTTTGCTGAGTTTATTTTGTTTTCCTCTGCTTCTTTTTTACAATCATTAAACTCAAAGTCTTTCATTATACCAACTCCGCTCCCTAATATTAGTCATCAGACTTATCTGCCTTTCCAATGTTCGATATAGACTCCCTCATATCTGTATCTGCCATAATGTTTCTCATATTGTAATAATCCATCACACCAATTTTCCCCTCAGTTAATGCTCTTGCCATAGCCTTTGGCACTTCTGCTTCTGCTTCAACTACCTTAGCTCTCGCTTCTTGTACTGCAGCTACCATTTCCTGTTCTTTTGCTACAGCCATTGCCCTTCGCACTTCAGCCTTTGCTTGAGCTATGTGTTTATCTGCTTCAGCTTGATCAATTTGTAGCTTAGCTCCTACATTTCTTCCAACGTCAACATCTGCAATATCTATTGATAATATTTCAAAGGCTGTACCTGCATCTAACCCTTTCTCTAATACTGTTTTAGATATTAGATCTGGATTTTCCAAGACCTCCTCATGAGTTATAACTGAGCCTATGGTAGTTACAATTCCTTCTCCAACACGTGCAATGATAGTTTCTTCTCCTGCTCCACCAATTAGCTTATCTATACTTGCTCTAACAGTAACTCTTGCCTTTACTATAAGTTCTATACCATTCTTAGCAATAGATGCTATATTAGGCGTTTCTATGACCTTAGGCTTTACAGACATCTGTACAGCTTCAAATACATCTCTACCCGCTAAATCAATTGCTGTTGCTCTTTCAAACTCTAAAGGTATATTTGCTCTTTCAGCAGCTATTAAAGCATTCACTACACTATCAATGTTTCCACCTGCAAGGTAATGAGCCTCTAGTTGATCGCTTGTAATATTTAGTCCTGCTTTTCTACTCTTTACAAGAGTTGTTACTACTCTATGTGGACTTACCCTTCTTAATCTCATGCCCACTAAAGTAAATATACTAATCTTTACATTTGCTGCAGCAGCTGATATCCAAAGCCCAACAGGAATAAAGCTAAAAAATAAAGCCAATACAATAATAATCACTGCAATAATAATAATTAATGCTATTGTTGACATAGTATCCCCCTCCTAATTGTAATTTCAGTTCCTTATTTGTCTAACAACTATTTTTCGACCTTCAACCTTAGTGACTTTTACCAATGTATCCTTTGGTATAAAATCTCCTTCTGAGATTACATCAAGCTTTACTCCATCAAAGTCAACTGTACCAGCTGGTCTTAGAACAGTTAACGTGGTACCTACTTTATCTAAAAAATACTGCATATCATTTGTACCTATATATCCTTCATCTTTGCTAATTGAGGTAGATAATATTATTTTATTTGGAAGTCTACCTTTACTAACAGATCTTATGAGTATAGATGTAAGCACCCCTAATATTGCTAGAATTATTATTATTAAAATCAAAGCTTCAAGCAATGTTTTAGCTGTTACTATGACACCAGCAATTAGAAAAATAATTCCTAATATGCCTGAGACTCCAAATCCTGGAACGAAAACCTCTATAATCATAAGTAAAAATCCTAAGCCGAAAAATATAACAGATAATATACCTATACTTTGGACTAATTCTGCCATTACCATATGTTCACTCCCTTCCGATGATTATTAGATAATTTTATATTATATCTATAATATCTATATATAAATACATATTTAATAAACAATACATTTAGAGGTCTCATATGTCGCTTTCATCAGCTATTATTCAGATGGAATATAGACACTAAAGGTTGTCACGCTTTGATTGCTATCTACAGTTATCTTTCCATTATATTTTTGTGTTATTTTCTTAGTTATTGCTAGCCCCATACCCTCTCCTCTATTTCTTTTAGTTGTATAGCCCGGCTCAAAAATACTATCCAGCATCTCTTTAGGGATTGATTTTCCACTATTCCTAATAGTAAAAACATAATTTGAATCTATTTCAACTATTTCAATATTAATAAATCCTTTTTCCTTTGACTCTTTTACGGCATCAATGGCATTATCGATTAAGTTTCCAAGAACTCTACACATTTCCCAATCAGGAACTATTAGGTTTTCAAGTCTTGTATCAATATGTAGTTCTACTAAAATATCTTTATTCTCACAGTCTACTAATTTAGCTTGTAAAAGTGCATTTATAGCTGCATTTGAAGTTTTTAGTGACCTATTTACCTTTATGATATCTTTATATACAGTCTCAATATAGTTAGAAGCTTCAGTATATTCATTTAATTCGATTAAGCTATAAACAACTTGTAGATGATTTAAGAAATCATGCCGTTGGGCACGTAATACATTATTAAGTTCTGATATATTTTGTAAGGATATACTTTTCATATTGTTTTGCAGACTTAGATCTCTTACCACCCTTATATCCTTCAAAACGAGAAAATTATTAATTAGAGAAATAGACACTAAACTAATTAGGAGCAAATCAAAGCTATTAATAGGCAAAAAACTTAGATTGTCTCTTAACAAATACACGGTTATTAGACCAGTTACTAAAATCACCTGTATCAAGTTAATAACGACAATAATTCTAATGGCCTTATTAGCATAGATGTTAAAATTTTTATTCATAAAAATTCCCCATTCATTTAATATAAGTTACTTATTTCAGATATGAACATTTCAACTGCTAAACTCCACTCCATCTTGCCTGTTTTAATAGTTCTATCAACATCAAGAGCTTTTTCTAGTATAGTATTGAGATTTGTAGAAGAAAAATTTTTTGTTTGCATTAATAGCTTTTTTACTACAAAGGTAGGGACATTAATTTTTTGAGATATATCGCCTTGGCTATACCCCTTTTCTCCATAAAGCTTCGTTAGCATCAACAGTCTCAGTTGCCTAATTATCATGTGAAAAATCAACTGAATAGGTTCATTGTCTAAAATCATATCATTAAATATAGATAAGGCTTCATCAACCTTTTTCTCTCCTATTGCATCTACTAGTGCAAAAACATTATTTTGAAGCGACTTGACTACTCCTTTTTCAATATCTTCTTTTTCTACAATTTTTCTTTGCCCGAGATAACTACAAATTTTGTTAATTTCATTTTCAAGATCATACAATGTACGCTCATTATTGGAATCGTAATATCCAGCTTGGTGCAAAAAAAACTGAATATCTATATTTGAAATACTTTTTTTATTTCTAGAAAAAACACTTTGAGTCCACTTTATTAATTCAGCATCTCTTAGCTTTAATAACTGTACTATTTCACCATTTTGCTTAATAATCTTAATCACTTTTTTTCTATTATCAATTTTAACTTCATTTAAAACAAACAGCAAACAAGTAGATGAATTAAGTTTCCCCAAATAGTTGCATAGCTCATCTTCATCTAAGTTATTGGTTTCTTTCTTAGTAGTAAATAAGGGAAGATCTTCTACCACAACTATTTTCTTATCAGACATAAATGGTAATGTTTCACATGCATTTATTATTTTATCTGTAGTTGTCTCTTTTCCATCAATATAAATCATATTAAGCGATTCAAAAGCTACGTCAATATATTTTTGCTTGATATTAGATATTATATAATCCTTCAAATACATCTCATTTCCATATAAAAGATAAACATTTTTGAGTTCATCATTTTTAATATCTTTTAGCATCTCCTTATAGTCCATCTGACGCACTCCTTTATCAATTCTCTTTTGAAAGCTATACCAATTGCTTAAGACTTGCAAATACCAATACAGCACTTTAATTGTAATTCTTCTGGTGTAGAATAGCAGTCAATATAAATAATACATAAGAAAACTGAAATTCCTATATAAATAATCATATACAACAACTCATACCTATACTTTTCTATTATATCATTAAATGTAACTTTATCTGTGATATATGTATATATTTCTATGCCTTCTTTATCTATTTTAAATCTTATCAAACCATTTTCATCATTTCTAAATATTTGTGTCCCTATCTGTCTATATCTTTCTAATACTTCATCATTGGGATGGCCAAAGTTATTTTTACCTACCTGAATTACTGCATAAGAAGGCTTTATTTTATTTACTAGCTCTGAGGTAGATGATGTAGAACTCCCATGGTGCGGAACTTTAATGACATCTATTTTATTTATTCTATTATCATTAACCATCCTGTATTCTACTTCCTTTTCAATATCACCAGTAAAGAATATACTCTTACCATAAGATTTTAGAATTAAAGCTAAGGACAGGTTATTTTCATTTTCAATATTATCAGCTGACACGTTATAAAGTGGATTTAAAACTTCTATTTTATTATAATTATCTATATGAATTAAATCACCTTCTGATATTTTATTGACTTTAATGTTATACTTATTTGCACTATACATGATTTCCTTGTATAGATAGTTTTTATTGTCCTCATATCCGATAAAAATATTGTCAATCCTTATATTATTTATAAGAGGAATCACTCCTTCAGCATGGTCCTCATGGAAGTGGGTTATAAAAATTGCATCTAATTTATTTATACCTTTCTTAAGCAAATATGGCAGTACTATTCTTTCCCCTACATCAAAATCTCCAAATATATTTCCTCCAGCATCTATAAGAAATACTTTGTCTCTTGTAGAGACAAGACAGCTATCTCCTTGTCCGACATCTATAAATTCTAGGGTTGTTTCACTAATAGTTATGAAAGAAACAAAACTTACTATAGAAACAATAATCAAATAATAGTAAATAAGTAGATTTATCTTAGGCTTAAACACATCTATCTTTATTATTCTAAGACAAATAAATATCATAAGATAGTAACATAGAATGTATCCAATCCCTAAAGATGGTAACGATATGTTAAGAAAAGAAAAATTATAGAATATATCTATTATCAAGTTAGTAAAATCTAAAATAACATTTAATAAAAAACCTAATAGTATAGATAAATTAATAGATACTAAAGACATTAATATTAGTACAAGACATAATATTAAAGAAAATGAGAATATAGGTATTAGTATTAGATTTGAAATTAACGACATTACTGCGTACGAGTTAAAGTGATATGCTAAAACCGGAAGCAAACCTATTTGCACAGCAAATAATGTAGACAATAACTTGGCTCCCTTTTTACTATATATAGATATAAGCCATTTGATTCTAGGAGTAAGTATGATAATAGAAGCTGTTGCAACAAAAGACAATTGAAATCCAACATCATATATCCAAAGTGGTTTTATAAGTAATAGAAGAAAAGCAGCAAGTGACAATGTATTAATAGAATCATATCGTCTATAAACTAATGAAGATAACGATAGTAAGCTAAACATTATAGATGACCTTAGTACAGATGCCGGAAAACCAATCAAATATCCATAGCTCCAGATTATAATTAAAGCAACAACAATTGATTTTCTCTTATCAATACTCAACAACCTCAAAGCTTTTGATATAAACATATATATAATTCCTATATGCAAGCCAGACACAGCTAATATATGGGATAAGCCTAATTCTCTAAATCTTGTCCCAGTTTCATCATCTAAAAAACTACTATCTCCCAATACTATAGAGTTCATTATATTGCTGTTTTTTTCATTTAAAGTAGTATCTAAGATTCCTTTGATTCTTTCTTTAAATTTAACTCTTAGAAGCATGCCGTGACTAAGCTCACCTTTAGATATAATATCTACATATGTACTATTTGCATTTAAAGTTGTATATATTTTTTTCGTTTGTAAATAAAGTCTGTAGTTAAACAAGCCAGGATTTGTATTTTCTTTTGGCAGTAAAAGAACACCTCTAATTCTTACTTCATCATTTAAATCAAGTACTTGTCTATCATAATAGTTAAGAAGCATTTTTTCTTCTATCCTATAGACCTTATCAGCATACATAAGCTTTTCTACTTTTACTACATATGTACTCTTAGTTTCACTAAATATGGTTTTACTTTGTACAACTCCTTCTAGTACTATTTCCTTATCAACAAAATAAGCTAATTCGCTTTGTAAACTATTTGTAGTCATTATGATGCCAAGAAATAGGAACAAAAAAAATAACAATAAAGTATAGCCTCTATTTAAAAAGTACGAAATCAATAGTCCTAACATTAATAAAGCTATTATTAAAGTTATTAAGTTTGTATTTATGTCCATACTGACTGAAATGCATATTCCTATAATAAATGGGATGATCAATATAAAAAACAACCTTTTCATAATAACTCCTATCCCCATTATTTTGTTAAACTACTATTTTAGTATATTATAGCATAATAAATAAATCTAGAAAAAAAGAACTCACTTATTTGAAGGCCACTAAAAAGTTATGTATCTCTCTTGTCGTCTAAGATTTAGCCTAAGAACCTCATGTTTGGTAAGTATGAGTTCTTCGCTAACTCTAGTATAACAAAATAATACTTTTTAGTGGCC
This genomic window contains:
- a CDS encoding ATP-binding protein, with protein sequence MNKNFNIYANKAIRIIVVINLIQVILVTGLITVYLLRDNLSFLPINSFDLLLISLVSISLINNFLVLKDIRVVRDLSLQNNMKSISLQNISELNNVLRAQRHDFLNHLQVVYSLIELNEYTEASNYIETVYKDIIKVNRSLKTSNAAINALLQAKLVDCENKDILVELHIDTRLENLIVPDWEMCRVLGNLIDNAIDAVKESKEKGFINIEIVEIDSNYVFTIRNSGKSIPKEMLDSIFEPGYTTKRNRGEGMGLAITKKITQKYNGKITVDSNQSVTTFSVYIPSE
- a CDS encoding stage II sporulation protein P; the encoded protein is MMRNENFNKGITYVIVAILCLSNLFLGANVIKKLSYIKKASMVDKDSIDEEKVVSVFNSITTNEDKGVLPLNEVKIENETNIEEIKSEKDIIESDFFLRILLNSSSYMKAAYEMEYVETKLEPFKNSLFSRLAVVLKPNFYIKPHLPAIVNAFNDTYSWKSDNVESEKIQELEGYIVLSDIIFVEDPTERDELNQELELMGKKHDDKLYIETPKSVSLDHENPYILIYHTHGTEAYLPITTDRFHSENREYNVLAVGEIIAKVLEEKGHKLKWVDKYHDIPSYNKSYNNSLATVKEELSKNSSIKVILDIHRDGIETEIPTALSKAQKAARVTIDGKSVATFSLVIGPSNPNKEQLIKFANYIRHTSESMYPGLFKGIIIKQSGKFNQYLSDYCALLEVGSNLNTIEEARESAKYIGEILHKVIEGIEKQD
- the holA gene encoding DNA polymerase III subunit delta, yielding MDYKEMLKDIKNDELKNVYLLYGNEMYLKDYIISNIKQKYIDVAFESLNMIYIDGKETTTDKIINACETLPFMSDKKIVVVEDLPLFTTKKETNNLDEDELCNYLGKLNSSTCLLFVLNEVKIDNRKKVIKIIKQNGEIVQLLKLRDAELIKWTQSVFSRNKKSISNIDIQFFLHQAGYYDSNNERTLYDLENEINKICSYLGQRKIVEKEDIEKGVVKSLQNNVFALVDAIGEKKVDEALSIFNDMILDNEPIQLIFHMIIRQLRLLMLTKLYGEKGYSQGDISQKINVPTFVVKKLLMQTKNFSSTNLNTILEKALDVDRTIKTGKMEWSLAVEMFISEISNLY
- a CDS encoding NfeD family protein, whose protein sequence is MVMAELVQSIGILSVIFFGLGFLLMIIEVFVPGFGVSGILGIIFLIAGVIVTAKTLLEALILIIIILAILGVLTSILIRSVSKGRLPNKIILSTSISKDEGYIGTNDMQYFLDKVGTTLTVLRPAGTVDFDGVKLDVISEGDFIPKDTLVKVTKVEGRKIVVRQIRN
- the floA gene encoding flotillin-like protein FloA (flotillin-like protein involved in membrane lipid rafts), with product MSTIALIIIIAVIIIVLALFFSFIPVGLWISAAAANVKISIFTLVGMRLRRVSPHRVVTTLVKSRKAGLNITSDQLEAHYLAGGNIDSVVNALIAAERANIPLEFERATAIDLAGRDVFEAVQMSVKPKVIETPNIASIAKNGIELIVKARVTVRASIDKLIGGAGEETIIARVGEGIVTTIGSVITHEEVLENPDLISKTVLEKGLDAGTAFEILSIDIADVDVGRNVGAKLQIDQAEADKHIAQAKAEVRRAMAVAKEQEMVAAVQEARAKVVEAEAEVPKAMARALTEGKIGVMDYYNMRNIMADTDMRESISNIGKADKSDD
- a CDS encoding DNA internalization-related competence protein ComEC/Rec2, which encodes MDINTNLITLIIALLMLGLLISYFLNRGYTLLLFFLFLFLGIIMTTNSLQSELAYFVDKEIVLEGVVQSKTIFSETKSTYVVKVEKLMYADKVYRIEEKMLLNYYDRQVLDLNDEVRIRGVLLLPKENTNPGLFNYRLYLQTKKIYTTLNANSTYVDIISKGELSHGMLLRVKFKERIKGILDTTLNEKNSNIMNSIVLGDSSFLDDETGTRFRELGLSHILAVSGLHIGIIYMFISKALRLLSIDKRKSIVVALIIIWSYGYLIGFPASVLRSSIMFSLLSLSSLVYRRYDSINTLSLAAFLLLLIKPLWIYDVGFQLSFVATASIIILTPRIKWLISIYSKKGAKLLSTLFAVQIGLLPVLAYHFNSYAVMSLISNLILIPIFSFSLILCLVLILMSLVSINLSILLGFLLNVILDFTNLIIDIFYNFSFLNISLPSLGIGYILCYYLMIFICLRIIKIDVFKPKINLLIYYYLIIVSIVSFVSFITISETTLEFIDVGQGDSCLVSTRDKVFLIDAGGNIFGDFDVGERIVLPYLLKKGINKLDAIFITHFHEDHAEGVIPLINNIRIDNIFIGYEDNKNYLYKEIMYSANKYNIKVNKISEGDLIHIDNYNKIEVLNPLYNVSADNIENENNLSLALILKSYGKSIFFTGDIEKEVEYRMVNDNRINKIDVIKVPHHGSSTSSTSELVNKIKPSYAVIQVGKNNFGHPNDEVLERYRQIGTQIFRNDENGLIRFKIDKEGIEIYTYITDKVTFNDIIEKYRYELLYMIIYIGISVFLCIIYIDCYSTPEELQLKCCIGICKS
- the rpsT gene encoding 30S ribosomal protein S20; this encodes MANIKSAKKRIEVIKVKTALNKSRKSEIKTYIAKFNKAVESGDLDSAKSLLKLVEKKLYRAAAKNTIHKNAAARKVSRLTKKLNEAV
- a CDS encoding LytTR family DNA-binding domain-containing protein is translated as MCIKVLIADDESGMRLVLRKIIERIEGFQVVGEAEDGSLALSLVEELDPQLIFLDIEMPKLDGIECAKLISDIDPKKMIVFATAHPSYMPDAFEVYAFDYITKPFKVDRIIKTLNRVKEIMSDPKDKGQEKVVYQQSISDKLIIKNKDGVNFIDMDSIVLIQREGKSTVIYTPDNKYNTSEGLSDIERRIGKLNFFRCHKSYLINTSKIIKISPYGRWTYVVHFKDIENDALITHKKYEELKKIFNLS
- the lepB gene encoding signal peptidase I; translation: MMNEHKNVEQEEKNMKQEQKNNIRKEILEWLKSIAFAVVIAVLVKTFLFNTTYVLGYSMYPTLHERDRLFTNKIIYKISQPKRGDIVVLEAPDDPDKDYIKRVIGIEGDTVEIIDGKVYVNGEPYKENYISEDAYTYSYENSSWRVEKGYLFVLGDNRNKGASKDSRYLGLIPISAIKGKATYRYFPFDNRFGSLYK
- the gpr gene encoding GPR endopeptidase, which encodes MFQVRTDLAIEAREIFEQKNKSDTKDVQIEKEEKENYYVTRVKILNESGERKLGKPVGTYITIDVPALKNADQDLKDEISQAVAKELRNIINPNKQTKSLIVGLGNWNITPDALGPKVIDKVYVTRHLFEAYNKTEDEDMTNVSAISPGVMGITGIETSETIKGIVEKINPDIVIAIDALASRKMERVSTTIQITDAGISPGSGIGNARKALNKEFLGVPVYAIGIPTVVDAATMINDTMELIIAELKNQADKGTSFYAMLEEMESQDKYQLIKEVLTPYMPNVVVTPKEIDELINNLSLIVANGINIALHHGIDLKDVNRYIN